The nucleotide window TGGAACCTTTCAATCTTCattcttttgatatttttttgacTCAATACTCAATAACTAGAGCTTTTTAGGGTGTCATTAGTTAAGGAAAGTGTGAAGTTGTTATGTCTAAAAAGGTTTAACTCAATCACCACTTGAGCTAACCCAAATATTTAAAAGTTTGTTAATATTAAGATAAGTTAGAAATTCAATCACTTCAAAtacccactacctaagatcaATATCATGaattcgagtcaccatggaggtatgagtgaaatctttttattctcttttagaaaaaaaaaaaaaattcaatcactTCAAATACAATTGAAATAAAAATCAACGTCTACTTAAGCCACAAATACAAAGATGTGTCAAGCAAAATTAATATGTttgataatcttttttttttttttttttaaatcaatcaCTTCAAATACaattgaaataaaaattaatgtctatTTAAGCCACAAATACAAAATGTGTCGAgtgtagaaatttttttttttgaattgagtGTAGAAATTTAGCTTGTTATGAAATTGATATCGCATGATACTAGCATTGGGACCATTGAGCAAACAAATCATTATGTCGACATTCCCAAATTCTAATTTTTTAAACATAATTGACTTTCTTATATAAAGTGTATAATATAACACATAACATAAGCAAATATAAAATCATCAACTCGTCTATAATGTCCAAAAGCCGATATAAGTTCCAATTTACACTTCGGTTCCAATACGTAAATGGAACGAAACACTACAGCCAGCAGGAGAAATTGGAAAACAAGACGGCAAACAAAGCTACTAAAACGTGCAAATGCGGAATACTTGAGCAGTCTAAAGTATTTAACATCATGGTGCTTTCCCCAATGTTACATATTATTTGCAATATTGATCACTACATTTAATAATATCATCTTACTTAATGTGGACTGATAGCGTATCACATACTAACACATAACTATTTGATACGTGTGTTTTGAGACAAATGACCATGTTAAGttatatcaaaaataaaaataaataaaaaacaaaacaaaaattgaaaagtaATCAACAAATAATAATGATGATATTAGAGACAAAAAAGAATTTGTCACTTATAGATTATCTATATATGTGAACTTCATTATAACACTGACATCCATCTATTATCATAAATTCTCTATACATGTGTGAAAAATGTCATACTATTCAGCGGTCACTCACATATGCATGAAATTTATCCTTAATCTCTTATAAATGATATTCTTGAAAAATTCTGAACTTTCAAGCTTAACAATGTATGCAGAACCTTTATAATGATGAGAGCTTTGAACAAATAAATTTCTAAAATAAATATTACTTAAGACAATTTAAAGTTTTCAGCTACTaaagtatgattcatatgttGAACTCAGAAATGACTCTCACTCATTCAGCCAAGTCAAAATTCTTTAAGACACCCATATTTTTGACATATAGCTGAAAATGTGCTACTGCAATGTCGATACTAATACTACTACCAAGCAAATAATGTCATATTATTAACCACATCTCTAACAAAATTACCACTAAATTATTACTTTGGCTTTGGTGGAAACACAACACCCTACTAATTTGATTCCAAAACGTctcaaacaagaagaagagaaagagctCAAGTTGTCACCATCCACCAACGAAGCAACCAATTAGACCTTTGAAATCAATTGCACTCGAACGaataaaattgtttgaaagGAAGACTCCAAGTTTATGTAATCCTCAATCTCAATCTGTCCCATATAATTTTCACCTCAGTTTCCGTAAAACCATAGGATGTGATGAAATCGGTTATGGAGTTACCATATAGTCAAGAGGAAGCTTACGTGTAGGAATGGGCATAGTAGAAAAATATAGTAAAGTAAAAGCTTGATCACCACCCAAGCTAGAAGATACCACCTCATCTTTAGGAAATAAAACTCTCTCAATCCCCgttagaaaaagagaaaagaagagaaaataaaaaagctcAACTATTCATATTCATcatccactctctctctcaaacacaAACCAAAAATTCTCCCtacctcttcttctctctaaATCCTTGACAGAATCCTCATACCACTCTATACAGGATAACACAGCAGCCTTTTGATCAAAAACCCACTTGTTCTGCTCCATAATTTGATCCAAGTTTGGGTGGTTATTTTTTTGGTCTAAGAAAAACGTTGAATTCTTTGCAATTATTGACGGATGCAGATGGGTTTTGTGCAATCGTGGGTTTCTCTGATATGTAATCTTCATCTCTGAGTTGTTGGGTCTTGATCTGTTGCGATCATAATGTAGAATTGAACAAGTTTCTTAAGCATGTGATTGTGTTCTGTTCTCTGTGGATTCTCTCTTTTTTGGCTTAATTGGTTATCTGATCAAGTATTCTGTTTGGTTTTGGATTTCTCCTATGATTTTCTGATCTGGGTATTGcaaaagttttgatctttttggTCAATTCCTTGCAAAACTTTGCTTTATGAGTGCAACCTCTGTTTTTGGTATTCAATCATGGAGGCTCAATTTGATTACTTGGATCGTTTTGATCGGGTTATTCCGACCCGTTTGAGTTACAATGAGTTTACATGGATCAAGTTCTCTATTttgatgtcaaaattctttCGGGTGTCTTTTGGCGTTGGGTGGGAATATCCAATTCCGGAAGACTCGTATTCTTCTCCTCAAAGTCACCGTCTTTTAGTGTACATCAAGTTACCAAACTGTTTAAAGGTTTtgggtttctttgttttgccCCTATTCAATTGGAGGCTCTGAAAATTTTTCTGATTTGCTTTGGTTTGGTTGAACTATGATCGGATGATCCGTTACTGAGTTTCTTCCGGGGCAAGTTTTGTGATGTTTGGTGTTTTGATCTGAAATTCTTTGAATGCTCAAGTCCCAGTTCACGCCTTTTTGTTTCTCTGACACTATTCCCAATGACATGTTGAATGGACATAACTTGTTgcattatttgttgttgtactTGCTGTCATATAAACAGTTCTTTTTATAGGTATGCTTTCTATTTGTAGGTTTGAGCTAGACATGAAGTTTGTTGATCAATAACATATTTTTGAAGGTAGATACTGCTGCATAGATAAAATTAGCAAGAACATTATGAATTTCTAAGACATTAGATGCTAATGCTGGATATTTTGAATTTCCAAAATATTAGAAATTCTTCTTTGCCAAGCTTGGCCACTGCGAATTTAGGCAGTGCCAATGGATGCTACAGCGAGCGGAACCCCAACTATACAATACCATAACATTCCTGACCAGCCAATTACCACCATTGTTGCCACTCCTGTACCAACATTTGAAAGGCGGCAACGCCATTGCTTTGGGACCTCCTCAACCCCTGGAGAGTTCCCTTTAGCTGCCAACCCCTCAATTGTCCTTCATGTCCTTACTGCTTGCAATTTGGACCCTCAAGACCTTGCAAAGTTAGAGGCAAGTGATCTGTTGCTCTATGTTTTGATTTCGTCGGGATGCTTTTAAGTCTTAGATTTGATGATGCTGCCggtttgattttggatgtgtGTGTTTGCAGGGAACATGTTCCTTTTTCAGGCAGCCTGCAAACTTTGCTCCTGACTTTGACTTGTGCATATCTGAGCTTGCTGCTCTGGACATGTGCCAAAAGAGAGCTATATTTAAGCCAATGACAACCGAACAGCGTCAAGAATTGAAGCAAAGATGTGGCGGTTCATGGAAACTGGTCCTGAGGTTTCTTTTGGCTGGAGAGGCGTGTTTCAGAAGAGAGAAATCGCAGGCAATTGCTGGACCTGGTCACAGCATTGCTGTGACTTCAAAAGGAACTGTCTACTCATTTGGTTCTAACAGCTCGGGACAGCTTGGACATGGCACCACTGACGAGGAATGGCGGCCTCGGCCAATCAGGTTGCCAATTTTTGACCACTGCTTAGACACCATTGTGTAAATTGCGAGAAACAGGAAAGAGAAATTGTTGACTTAATGGACCTCCATTATGTTGCAGATCTCTGCAAGGCATTCGAATTATTCATGCAGCTGCTGGGGCGGGGAGGACAATGCTGATCAGTGATGCTGGGAAGGTTTATGCCTTTGGGAAGGACTCTTTTGGTGAAACTGAATATGGGGTCCAAGGATCAAAGCTGGTTACCACTCCACAATTGGTTGAGTCCTTGAAAGATATATTTGTGGTGCAAGCTGCAATTGGAAACTTCTTCACAGCTGTGTTGTCAAGGGAAGGCAGGGTATATACATTTTCTTGGGGAAGTGATGGCAAACTTGGTCACCAAACTGAACCGAATGATGTTGAGCCCCATCCTTTGTTGGGAGCACTTGAGAATGTACCTGTGGTGCAAATTGCAGCTGGATACTGCTACCTTCTTGCTCTGGCTTGTCAGCCTAATGGAATGTAAGCATTTTCTTCATCTCTTTGCCTCCGTggcctcaaaaaataaaaaataaaaaaagtaatagaaaaagaaCTTGTTTTTTGACACCAAGAAACTACTTGTTCCATAATCTTGTTCACGATTTTTGTGAATGGGTAGGATGAAAAATTGGACTGTCATGCTAGCCAAGTTATTTTTAGGCCACAGCATATATCTCCTTTTCATTGTACTTTTTTAATGCATTCCGGAGGACTTCTTGCCAACATCTTTATGTTTGTTCCTTAAACCCCAAATTTCAAGCTTTTCTTACTGTATACAAAATTATAATTACTCAGTCATATGATAACCATTTCAGGTCTGTTTACTCTGTTGGCTGTGGCTTGGGTGGCAAGCTTGGACATGGTTCAAGAACTGATGAGAAGCACCCCCGACTGATTGAACAGTTTCAGCTTTTGAACCTTCAGCCCATGGTGGTTGCGGCTGGTGCCTGGCATGCTGCTGTGGTTGGCCAGGATGGACGGGTCTGCACGTGGGGTTGGGGTCGTTACGGGTGCTTGGGTCATGGGAATGAAGAGTGTGAATCAGCTCCTAAGGTTGTGGAAGCATTGAGCAATGTGAAAGCTGTGCATGTAGCTACAGGAGATTACACAACCTTTGTGGTTTCCGAAGATGGTGATGTGTACTCATTTGGCTGTGGAGAATCAGCTAGTCTTGGACACAATTCTGCTGCCGATGGACAGGTCTTGCTTATTACtgcttttatttcatttatatACTCTAGTTCTGCCTCCTTAACTACATTGCAGAAAGTCAACATGTTCAATGAAATGTGAACATAGTTAATGATTCCAGAATCTATTTTTGAATCACTTGTTCCAAATGGTATTGAAATCCTTCACTCTCATCTTAAAACGTATACACCATGCTAGAAGAAATTTGATGCTTTCCACTTCTATCAAGAATTGTTCTGCCTATTGGCAGAGTTactaccaatttttttttttttttaaccagaTTAATAATGATCATGCACTACACAGATGGTCCAGGAATGGCATGTTAAAGTCGCTGAATCGTCTTTTATGTTGTGTATTTTACAGGGAAATAGGCATGCAAATGTATTGGCTCCAGAGCTTGTGTCATCACTCAAGCAAGTAAACGAGCGGGTTGTACAGATCAGTCTCACCAATTCAATATACTGGAACGCTCACACTTTCGCACTCACTGAATCGGGGAAACTATATGCATTTGGGGCAGGGGACAAAGGTCAACTAGGAATTGAGCTCGTTGCTAATCAGACTGAAAGGGGAAATCCAGAGCTGGTTGATATTGATCTCAGATAGTTCATCAATTTCAATACTCAAATCCATTTCCCTACCTCACCATCATGCCTTATTTATCCTCTAATTTATCTTCATCATGACTGATTGCATTTGATGTTTAGATTTCCATGTCAATTCTTGTACATAGAAGAAACAAAGGATTTGTGAAGGTTCAAGCTAGGTACATAGGGGCCTAAACAAATACATTGGTTGTTGATATTTTAAAATTTGGCTTGCCTTAGGCTTCAAGTTGTTGATAGCTAGTACATTTGTCAATGTTCACTTCATATTTATCTCAATTTGATTCATATATCTGCTAAACATGGAGATATTGAATCCTTGCATAGTTTCCCTCTCTTTGATCTCTTTGAAGATCAGTGTTCGCGTAAGTCTCTTAACGAACTGTAGGAATCAAATTGGTCGCATAATTAGTAGAGATAGAAATATAttcaacaaaaagaacaaaaggaCTATTTCTAATTCTAACTGCTAAGTCGCTGGCAGAGGTATtcctttttggtaaccgagttCCATGGGTGGATCCACTCCTACCATCTCAAGTGATATTGATGCATGATTAGTGGAGATGGTAATATACCAAGTTACCAACCCCAAGTAAAGAAATGAATTGTTGGTCAACTCGTATATATAGTTTTTTGGTCCTTAACTCAAAGCACTAAAATAAgtaaaaattatctcactttcCCAGTAATAGATTTTTGTTTCCACATACATAATTTAAcagcaaatgaccattttaccctccaCCCAGTTAAAAAATTACAACCTCTCTCGTCCTTGTTCACGCTGGTGTCAATGCCGCACCGGATCTCATTGGCACTAAGTCGCCGGGGCAGGGGACACTCTGTTCTGGATCCAAGCTTACAAGGTGAATGGTGTTAAGTCATGGCTATGAACTGAGTTTTAAGTGAtgaaaaaaaagatattactAGTAGATTTGTATTGGAAAAAATTATGTGGATACAAGAAATGGCAAGAttggaagttttgtgtaaatattagaaggggaggtccaaatactaatttaggaggtatgaatagaagttcTCTTGTCTAATTTAgtgagattagttcccatttcggCAACTGAA belongs to Rosa chinensis cultivar Old Blush chromosome 4, RchiOBHm-V2, whole genome shotgun sequence and includes:
- the LOC112196582 gene encoding ultraviolet-B receptor UVR8; protein product: MDATASGTPTIQYHNIPDQPITTIVATPVPTFERRQRHCFGTSSTPGEFPLAANPSIVLHVLTACNLDPQDLAKLEGTCSFFRQPANFAPDFDLCISELAALDMCQKRAIFKPMTTEQRQELKQRCGGSWKLVLRFLLAGEACFRREKSQAIAGPGHSIAVTSKGTVYSFGSNSSGQLGHGTTDEEWRPRPIRSLQGIRIIHAAAGAGRTMLISDAGKVYAFGKDSFGETEYGVQGSKLVTTPQLVESLKDIFVVQAAIGNFFTAVLSREGRVYTFSWGSDGKLGHQTEPNDVEPHPLLGALENVPVVQIAAGYCYLLALACQPNGMSVYSVGCGLGGKLGHGSRTDEKHPRLIEQFQLLNLQPMVVAAGAWHAAVVGQDGRVCTWGWGRYGCLGHGNEECESAPKVVEALSNVKAVHVATGDYTTFVVSEDGDVYSFGCGESASLGHNSAADGQGNRHANVLAPELVSSLKQVNERVVQISLTNSIYWNAHTFALTESGKLYAFGAGDKGQLGIELVANQTERGNPELVDIDLR